From a region of the Dyella jiangningensis genome:
- a CDS encoding GNAT family N-acetyltransferase, which translates to MQAEINHNPRTHRFETKVDGVPCVLDYTLIDGVMTITHTIVPSAVGGRGIASNLVRTALDMARAEHWKVDPACSYSEIWMTRHPEYQDLHI; encoded by the coding sequence ATGCAGGCCGAGATCAACCACAACCCAAGGACGCACCGTTTCGAGACCAAGGTCGACGGTGTCCCTTGCGTATTGGATTACACCTTGATCGATGGCGTCATGACGATCACGCACACCATCGTGCCCTCGGCGGTCGGCGGCCGTGGCATTGCTTCCAACCTGGTGCGAACCGCGCTCGACATGGCGCGTGCGGAGCATTGGAAGGTCGATCCTGCCTGTTCCTATTCCGAAATCTGGATGACGCGCCATCCGGAGTACCAGGACCTGCATATCTGA
- a CDS encoding rhomboid family intramembrane serine protease: MITLAIIAITCIVSFMAFNNVRLMNDLILWPPAITRHREYHRLVTYGVVHADFNHLLFNMITLFFFGRSMEGFYTARLGMLGFALFYIVAMVVSILPTYLKNRRNPNYRSLGASGAVSAVLFAYILLAPWSRIIVFVVPMPAIIYAVLYLAYSIYMDRRAQDNVNHSAHLWGAAFGVAFTLLLRPEVFSYFLSQLAQPRF; the protein is encoded by the coding sequence ATGATCACCCTGGCCATCATTGCCATCACCTGCATCGTGTCCTTCATGGCGTTCAACAACGTCCGCCTCATGAACGACCTGATCCTGTGGCCGCCGGCCATCACGCGGCATCGCGAGTATCACCGGCTGGTGACCTACGGCGTGGTGCATGCGGATTTCAACCACCTGCTGTTCAACATGATCACGCTGTTCTTCTTCGGCCGCTCGATGGAGGGCTTCTATACGGCGCGGCTGGGCATGCTGGGCTTCGCCCTGTTCTACATCGTGGCGATGGTGGTTTCGATCCTGCCGACCTATCTCAAGAACCGGCGAAACCCGAACTATCGCAGCCTGGGCGCGTCGGGTGCGGTATCCGCCGTGTTGTTCGCCTACATCCTGCTGGCGCCGTGGTCACGCATCATCGTGTTCGTGGTGCCGATGCCGGCCATCATCTACGCGGTGCTTTACCTGGCCTATTCGATCTACATGGATCGCCGTGCGCAGGACAACGTCAATCACAGCGCGCACCTGTGGGGCGCCGCGTTCGGTGTGGCGTTCACGCTGCTGCTGCGGCCCGAAGTGTTCTCGTATTTCCTGTCGCAGCTTGCGCAGCCGCGCTTCTGA
- a CDS encoding histone H1-like repetitive region-containing protein, whose protein sequence is MATTRKPAAKKSSARKAATRKSTRKTATGKSAARKAPAKKVTSRKTAARKSSARKTTAKKATPRKTAARKTTARKSATRKTAAKTSARKSTAKRPATRKTTAARKTAKKTVRKTARKAAAKKTPAKKAATRKTAATKATTRKTAPRRAHKTAAPKRVVRPRAASPRKAAKKQLTPQEAAAHIQALLEAKQERVKQGPTWPGADQPPSSDTGNQGNGNSGMGVSSEAVYGHIRQPPERGGNG, encoded by the coding sequence ATGGCAACGACGCGCAAGCCGGCCGCGAAGAAATCCTCGGCCAGGAAAGCAGCCACCCGCAAAAGCACCCGCAAGACCGCCACCGGCAAGAGCGCCGCACGCAAGGCGCCTGCCAAGAAAGTGACCTCCCGAAAGACGGCCGCCCGGAAATCCTCCGCGCGAAAGACCACTGCCAAGAAAGCCACGCCCAGGAAAACCGCTGCCCGCAAGACGACGGCGCGCAAGAGCGCCACCCGCAAGACGGCAGCCAAGACCTCCGCCCGCAAATCCACGGCCAAGCGGCCAGCAACGCGCAAGACCACCGCCGCCAGGAAGACGGCGAAGAAGACCGTGCGCAAGACGGCGCGCAAGGCCGCGGCGAAAAAGACCCCGGCAAAAAAGGCCGCGACACGCAAGACCGCCGCGACCAAGGCCACGACGCGCAAGACCGCGCCGCGCCGAGCACACAAGACGGCGGCACCGAAGCGGGTTGTACGTCCGCGGGCGGCGTCACCGCGCAAGGCGGCCAAGAAACAGCTGACGCCGCAGGAAGCGGCCGCGCACATCCAGGCCCTGCTCGAAGCGAAGCAGGAGCGCGTGAAACAAGGCCCGACGTGGCCCGGCGCCGATCAGCCGCCTTCCAGCGACACCGGCAACCAGGGCAATGGCAACTCCGGCATGGGCGTGTCCAGCGAAGCGGTCTACGGTCACATCCGGCAGCCTCCCGAACGCGGCGGCAACGGCTGA
- a CDS encoding NAD(P)/FAD-dependent oxidoreductase — protein sequence MKVDVLVIGAGAAGLMCAMVAGQRGRSVLVVDHANKVGKKILMSGGGRCNFTNMGVTPSCYLSGNPHFAKSALARYTPWDFIAMVEKHRIAYHEKELGQLFCDESSKLIVRMLLDECAQAGVRIEASCGVTRAQRTEEGFNVLTAHGEVHAQSLVVATGGLSIPSMGATGFGYELARQFGHNVLPTRAGLVPLTLSGKHQERYQDLSGVALPVVEARVGKRSFRAGMLFTHRGISGPAILQISSYWQPGDDLRIDLLPEADAGAWLQEQRVARPAAELKNVLADLLPRRLAQRLCELWFESRPMRQYREAELAQIGAQLHDWPIVASGTEGYRTAEVTLGGVDTDGLSSSTLQSKLVPGLFFIGEVVDVTGWLGGYNFQWAWASGHAAGEVV from the coding sequence GTGAAAGTGGATGTCTTGGTCATCGGCGCCGGTGCCGCCGGGCTCATGTGCGCCATGGTGGCCGGCCAGCGCGGGCGCTCGGTGCTGGTGGTGGATCACGCCAACAAGGTCGGCAAGAAGATCCTGATGTCGGGCGGTGGCCGCTGCAATTTCACCAACATGGGCGTGACGCCGTCGTGTTATCTCTCGGGCAACCCGCACTTCGCCAAGTCGGCATTGGCGCGCTACACGCCGTGGGATTTCATCGCGATGGTGGAAAAGCACCGCATCGCCTACCACGAGAAGGAGCTCGGCCAGCTCTTCTGTGACGAATCCTCCAAGCTGATCGTGCGCATGCTGCTGGATGAATGCGCGCAGGCCGGCGTGCGCATCGAAGCGAGTTGTGGTGTGACGCGCGCGCAGCGCACGGAAGAGGGTTTCAACGTTCTTACCGCCCATGGCGAAGTGCATGCGCAGTCGCTGGTGGTCGCCACGGGCGGGCTGTCCATTCCCAGCATGGGCGCAACGGGTTTCGGCTATGAGCTGGCCCGGCAGTTCGGCCACAACGTGCTGCCTACACGCGCGGGGCTGGTGCCGTTGACGCTCAGTGGAAAACACCAGGAGCGTTATCAGGATCTCTCCGGCGTCGCGTTGCCCGTTGTCGAAGCGCGCGTAGGAAAACGCAGTTTTCGCGCCGGCATGCTGTTCACGCATCGCGGCATCAGCGGGCCGGCCATCCTGCAGATTTCCTCGTACTGGCAGCCGGGCGATGACCTGCGCATCGATCTGTTGCCCGAAGCGGATGCCGGCGCCTGGTTGCAGGAACAGCGCGTGGCCCGTCCGGCGGCCGAGTTGAAGAACGTGCTTGCCGACCTGCTGCCGCGACGCCTCGCGCAGCGCCTGTGCGAGCTGTGGTTCGAAAGCAGGCCCATGCGCCAGTACCGCGAAGCGGAACTCGCGCAGATCGGCGCGCAACTGCACGACTGGCCCATCGTCGCCAGCGGCACCGAGGGCTACCGCACGGCGGAAGTCACCCTGGGTGGCGTCGATACCGATGGTCTGTCGTCGTCGACCCTGCAATCGAAACTGGTTCCGGGTCTGTTCTTCATTGGTGAAGTGGTGGACGTCACCGGTTGGCTGGGCGGTTACAACTTCCAGTGGGCATGGGCATCGGGCCACGCGGCAGGTGAAGTGGTCTGA
- a CDS encoding OsmC family protein: MKRTASAAWAGGLKEGTGTISTATGVLRDAPYGFRSRFEDGPGTNPEELLGAAHAGCFSMALALGLEQAGFVAKHIETKAVVTLDKDGDGFAITTVDLTCRASVPGIDAQAFDKVAQATKAGCPVSKVLKAQINLDAQLES, from the coding sequence ATGAAGAGGACAGCGTCCGCCGCCTGGGCCGGCGGCCTGAAGGAAGGCACCGGCACGATCTCCACGGCCACCGGCGTGCTGCGTGATGCGCCCTACGGTTTTCGTTCACGCTTCGAAGACGGCCCGGGGACGAACCCGGAAGAACTGCTGGGCGCCGCACATGCCGGCTGCTTCAGCATGGCGCTCGCGTTGGGGCTGGAACAGGCGGGATTCGTCGCCAAGCACATCGAAACCAAGGCCGTCGTCACGCTCGACAAGGATGGCGACGGCTTTGCCATCACCACCGTGGACCTGACCTGCAGGGCGAGTGTTCCTGGCATCGACGCTCAGGCATTCGACAAGGTCGCGCAAGCCACCAAGGCGGGCTGTCCGGTGTCGAAGGTGCTGAAGGCACAGATCAATCTGGACGCCCAACTGGAAAGCTGA
- a CDS encoding DUF1345 domain-containing protein encodes MNTPTGNAPSPGRRVHFRMLRARPRLAASTAFFLATWLVLWLAFHMKPAKALLLGFDLGVLVYLIALARLFGRCSTMEMMRGQARRQDTGRWGVLWTALGLIGVVAVALTTELGAAHGGGVQGLVIAASSIVLSWLFLNIMFAMHYAHGYYGDFGKKHEGLEFPGTPQPDYWDFAYFAIVIGMTFQVSDVQITSRYLRRVALMHSVIAFFFNVFIIAISVNIAAGLVA; translated from the coding sequence ATGAATACGCCCACCGGAAATGCGCCGTCGCCCGGCAGGCGAGTCCACTTCCGCATGTTGCGCGCCCGCCCGCGGCTGGCCGCTTCCACGGCGTTTTTCCTGGCGACCTGGCTGGTGCTGTGGCTTGCCTTCCACATGAAACCGGCCAAGGCGCTGCTGCTCGGATTCGACTTGGGCGTACTGGTGTATCTCATTGCACTGGCGAGGTTGTTCGGGCGCTGCTCGACCATGGAGATGATGCGGGGCCAGGCGCGTCGGCAGGACACCGGGCGCTGGGGCGTGCTGTGGACGGCATTGGGCCTAATCGGCGTCGTCGCGGTGGCGCTCACCACCGAACTGGGCGCCGCGCACGGCGGCGGCGTGCAGGGCCTGGTGATCGCCGCGAGCAGCATCGTGCTGTCGTGGCTGTTCCTCAACATCATGTTCGCCATGCATTACGCACATGGCTATTACGGCGATTTCGGCAAGAAGCACGAAGGCCTTGAGTTCCCGGGCACGCCGCAGCCCGACTACTGGGACTTCGCTTACTTCGCCATCGTGATCGGCATGACCTTTCAGGTCTCGGACGTGCAGATCACCAGCCGTTATCTGCGTCGCGTGGCGCTTATGCACAGCGTGATCGCGTTCTTCTTCAACGTGTTCATCATCGCGATCAGCGTGAATATCGCCGCCGGCCTGGTGGCCTGA
- a CDS encoding YaiI/YqxD family protein — protein MNPAAQIWVDADACPAAIKEVLFRAAEREQVSVTLVANQWLRTPPSKYVRAIQVPGGFDVADNEIVERVAADDLVVTQDIPLAAAVIAKGALAMHPRGELYTADTIAQRLGMRNFMDELRGAGIDTGGPAAFHPRDKQAFANQLDRWLTRRRQAKPRL, from the coding sequence GTGAATCCCGCCGCGCAGATCTGGGTGGATGCGGACGCCTGTCCGGCGGCCATCAAGGAAGTGCTGTTTCGCGCCGCCGAGCGCGAGCAGGTATCGGTGACGCTGGTGGCCAACCAGTGGCTGCGCACTCCGCCTTCGAAGTACGTGCGCGCCATCCAGGTGCCCGGCGGCTTCGATGTGGCCGACAACGAGATCGTGGAACGCGTGGCCGCGGACGACCTGGTGGTCACGCAGGACATTCCCCTGGCCGCCGCCGTGATCGCCAAGGGCGCGCTCGCCATGCATCCACGCGGCGAGCTGTACACCGCCGACACCATCGCGCAGCGCCTTGGCATGCGCAATTTCATGGATGAATTGCGCGGCGCCGGCATCGACACGGGCGGCCCGGCGGCATTCCATCCGCGCGACAAGCAGGCGTTCGCGAACCAGCTGGATCGTTGGTTGACGCGGCGCAGGCAGGCGAAACCACGTCTGTAG
- a CDS encoding YajQ family cyclic di-GMP-binding protein → MPSFDVVSEVDKHELTNAVDQANRELTSRFDFKGTDAKFTLDDFVITQTAPSEFQLQQMLDILRGRLTTRKIDIRALEVGDPETNLGGSRQKVTVKQGIEQPIAKKLVAALKEAKLKVEAQINGDKLRVTGKKRDDLQLAMGVLRKADVELPLQFDNFRD, encoded by the coding sequence ATGCCCTCTTTTGACGTAGTTTCCGAAGTCGACAAGCACGAGCTGACCAATGCCGTGGACCAGGCCAACCGCGAGTTGACCAGCCGCTTCGACTTCAAGGGCACCGACGCCAAGTTCACGCTGGACGACTTCGTCATCACGCAGACCGCACCCAGCGAATTCCAGTTGCAGCAGATGCTGGACATCCTGCGCGGCCGACTGACCACGCGGAAGATCGACATCCGCGCGCTGGAAGTGGGCGACCCGGAAACCAACCTGGGCGGCTCCCGCCAGAAGGTCACCGTCAAGCAGGGCATCGAGCAACCGATTGCCAAGAAGCTGGTGGCCGCGTTGAAGGAAGCCAAGCTCAAGGTCGAGGCGCAGATCAACGGCGACAAGCTGCGCGTGACCGGCAAGAAGCGCGACGACCTGCAGCTGGCCATGGGCGTGCTGCGCAAGGCCGACGTGGAACTGCCGCTGCAGTTCGACAACTTCCGCGACTGA
- a CDS encoding NAD(P)-dependent oxidoreductase gives MKVGFIGLGAMGSAMASNLIKAGHEVTVWNRSPGPTEPLASLGAKVVKTADRAVLGDALFSMLANDQAVRDVFLAGRLLDAMDKGIVHVNHATISVALAKELAAEHAKRGIDYVAAPVFGRPDVAAAGKLNIVAAGRPGVIERVRPLLETMGSRIWPLGDAPERANVVKIAGNFMLGAAIESMAEASALTRAHGVSAADFLEVMTSTLFASPAFQGYAKLIAEQRYTPAGFALPLGYKDIGLALSAADATRVPLPLASLLHDSLLEALSAGDEDVDWSIMAQVAARRAHLDERKL, from the coding sequence ATGAAAGTCGGTTTCATCGGCCTCGGCGCCATGGGCAGTGCCATGGCGAGCAACCTCATCAAGGCCGGCCACGAGGTAACGGTATGGAACCGTTCGCCGGGCCCCACCGAGCCGCTGGCATCGCTGGGCGCCAAAGTGGTGAAGACTGCAGATCGTGCCGTGCTCGGCGACGCGCTGTTCAGCATGCTGGCCAACGACCAGGCCGTGCGCGATGTCTTCCTTGCAGGCAGGCTGCTCGACGCGATGGACAAGGGCATCGTGCATGTCAATCACGCCACCATCTCGGTGGCGCTCGCCAAGGAGCTGGCGGCAGAACACGCCAAGCGCGGCATCGACTATGTCGCCGCTCCCGTCTTCGGACGTCCGGATGTGGCCGCGGCCGGCAAGCTCAACATCGTTGCCGCCGGCAGGCCGGGCGTGATCGAGCGCGTGCGGCCGCTGCTGGAAACCATGGGCAGCCGCATCTGGCCGCTGGGCGATGCGCCCGAACGCGCCAACGTCGTGAAGATCGCCGGCAACTTCATGCTGGGTGCCGCCATCGAGAGCATGGCCGAAGCATCGGCGCTCACGCGCGCCCATGGCGTCAGCGCGGCTGACTTTCTCGAAGTGATGACCAGCACGCTGTTTGCGTCGCCGGCCTTCCAGGGCTATGCAAAGCTGATCGCCGAACAACGCTACACGCCGGCCGGGTTCGCCTTGCCGCTGGGCTACAAGGACATCGGCCTGGCCTTGTCCGCCGCCGACGCCACGCGTGTACCGCTACCGCTGGCCAGCCTGCTGCACGACAGCCTGCTGGAGGCGCTGTCGGCGGGCGACGAGGACGTGGATTGGTCGATCATGGCTCAGGTCGCCGCGCGGCGCGCGCATCTGGACGAGCGCAAGCTGTAA
- a CDS encoding PhzF family phenazine biosynthesis protein, translating to MSIRYLHLDVFAATPGGGNHLGVVTDATGWSDARMQAFARWTNLVETTFLLPPSQSDASYRVRIFTPHKEIPFAGHPSIGSAHAVLLCGLAAPVNGVLWQECGAGVLPIRVEGSGEDRQLLLKSPHAVVEKTGLDAHPLLQAALGGIGLGALPPAYVAGGRHWWLAECADEASLRHWQPDHSAIGALAHATDSLGLCVFARSSHPDYPLVVRAFPAGVGIVEDPASGAANGLIAAYIAHAEPHGPLAGGYMVSQGREIGHDASLAVRIDGDVVWIGGRTNTIIDGTLHWNGAA from the coding sequence ATGTCGATCCGTTACCTGCATCTGGACGTCTTTGCCGCCACGCCTGGCGGCGGCAACCACCTGGGTGTCGTCACCGACGCCACCGGCTGGAGCGATGCCCGCATGCAAGCCTTCGCCCGCTGGACCAACCTGGTCGAGACCACCTTCCTGCTCCCGCCGAGCCAATCCGACGCGAGCTACCGCGTGCGTATCTTCACGCCGCACAAGGAAATTCCCTTTGCCGGGCATCCCAGCATCGGCAGCGCGCATGCCGTGCTGCTGTGCGGCCTGGCTGCGCCCGTGAATGGCGTGCTGTGGCAGGAATGCGGTGCGGGCGTGCTGCCCATCCGCGTCGAGGGCAGCGGTGAGGATCGCCAGCTGTTGCTGAAATCGCCGCACGCCGTGGTGGAAAAGACCGGCCTGGACGCCCATCCGCTGCTGCAGGCGGCGCTAGGTGGCATCGGCCTTGGCGCCCTGCCGCCGGCCTACGTCGCCGGTGGACGCCACTGGTGGCTGGCCGAGTGCGCCGACGAGGCCTCCCTGCGCCACTGGCAGCCGGATCATTCGGCGATCGGCGCGTTGGCGCACGCCACCGACAGCCTGGGTCTTTGCGTGTTCGCGCGCAGCTCACACCCCGACTACCCGCTGGTGGTGCGCGCCTTCCCGGCCGGCGTCGGCATCGTGGAAGACCCCGCCTCCGGCGCCGCCAATGGCCTGATTGCTGCCTACATTGCCCACGCCGAGCCACATGGCCCGCTCGCCGGCGGCTACATGGTGAGCCAGGGCCGCGAGATCGGCCACGACGCCAGCCTCGCCGTACGCATCGACGGTGATGTCGTGTGGATCGGCGGGCGCACCAACACCATCATCGACGGCACGCTGCACTGGAACGGCGCGGCGTGA
- a CDS encoding 3-deoxy-7-phosphoheptulonate synthase, whose protein sequence is MNPSTDDLRIRAITRLSTPADVMRDFPMSGRAAGTVSASREALHRILNGDDDRVAVVIGPCSIHDTAAALEYAERLAEQRQRHAEELEIVMRVYFEKPRTTVGWKGLINDPDLDGSFQIDKGLRMARGLLRDINELGVPAGCEFLDMITPQYIADLVAWGAIGARTTESQVHRELASGLSCPVGFKNGTDGNVKIAVDAVQAASQPHHFMAVTKDGQTAIAATTGNTDCHVILRGGKTPNYDAANVDAACKAIGGAGLDSRVMIDASHANSSKQPENQPRVIEDIAVQLAGGERRIVGVMVESHLVGGRQELVADQPLRYGQSITDGCIDWDASVDVLERLAQAVRERRALQRAASRPVRLAAGC, encoded by the coding sequence GTGAACCCTTCCACCGACGACCTGCGCATTCGCGCTATCACACGGCTCAGCACGCCCGCCGACGTGATGCGCGATTTCCCCATGAGCGGGCGCGCGGCCGGCACCGTGAGCGCATCGCGCGAGGCCTTGCACCGCATCCTCAACGGCGATGACGACCGGGTGGCCGTGGTCATCGGGCCGTGCTCGATCCACGACACGGCGGCCGCGCTCGAGTACGCCGAACGCCTCGCCGAGCAGCGCCAGCGCCATGCGGAGGAGCTGGAAATCGTCATGCGCGTGTATTTCGAAAAGCCGCGCACCACCGTGGGCTGGAAGGGGCTGATCAACGACCCGGACCTGGACGGCAGCTTCCAGATCGACAAGGGCCTGCGGATGGCGCGCGGCCTGCTGCGCGACATCAACGAACTCGGCGTGCCGGCCGGTTGTGAGTTCCTCGACATGATCACGCCGCAATACATCGCCGACCTGGTGGCCTGGGGCGCGATCGGTGCACGCACCACGGAGAGCCAGGTGCATCGCGAGCTTGCATCCGGGCTTTCCTGCCCGGTGGGTTTCAAGAACGGCACCGATGGCAACGTGAAGATCGCAGTGGATGCCGTGCAGGCAGCGTCGCAGCCCCACCATTTCATGGCGGTGACGAAGGACGGCCAGACGGCCATCGCCGCGACTACCGGCAACACGGACTGCCATGTGATCCTGCGCGGCGGCAAGACGCCCAACTACGATGCAGCCAATGTCGACGCGGCCTGCAAGGCGATCGGCGGCGCGGGCCTCGACAGCCGCGTGATGATCGACGCCAGTCATGCGAACAGCAGCAAACAGCCGGAAAACCAGCCGCGCGTGATCGAGGACATCGCGGTGCAGCTGGCAGGCGGTGAACGGCGCATCGTCGGCGTGATGGTCGAGAGCCATCTCGTTGGCGGCCGCCAGGAGCTGGTTGCGGATCAGCCGTTGCGCTATGGCCAGAGCATCACCGACGGTTGCATCGATTGGGATGCGTCGGTGGACGTGCTGGAACGGCTGGCGCAGGCCGTGCGTGAACGGCGGGCGTTGCAGCGCGCCGCGTCACGTCCGGTGCGTCTGGCGGCCGGGTGCTGA
- a CDS encoding VOC family protein, with the protein MSTYPPPIVHELFPYLRVRGASAAIDYYQRAFGARLRLRLDEPGTGRVGHAELELGSAVLMVSDEYPECDILGPESVGGTSVSIHLHVDNADNALARAVAAGGTLIRPAQDAFYGERGGTVRDPFGHEWLIGHSIEDVSPEEMQRRYDALMAEG; encoded by the coding sequence ATGAGCACGTATCCCCCGCCGATCGTCCATGAGTTGTTTCCCTATCTGCGCGTGCGCGGCGCAAGCGCCGCCATCGACTACTACCAGCGCGCCTTCGGGGCGCGATTGCGGCTTCGCCTCGACGAACCGGGCACGGGCAGGGTAGGGCATGCGGAGCTGGAGCTGGGCTCGGCGGTGCTGATGGTGTCCGACGAATATCCCGAATGCGACATCCTCGGGCCCGAGAGCGTGGGCGGCACCAGCGTCTCCATCCACCTGCATGTCGACAACGCCGACAACGCGTTGGCGCGAGCGGTGGCCGCGGGCGGCACGCTGATACGCCCGGCGCAGGACGCGTTCTACGGCGAACGGGGCGGCACGGTGCGCGATCCGTTTGGTCATGAGTGGTTGATCGGCCACAGCATCGAGGACGTGAGCCCCGAAGAAATGCAGCGCCGCTATGATGCGCTCATGGCCGAGGGCTGA
- a CDS encoding oxygenase MpaB family protein, with the protein MITPWKLLSRPAREPIRRWVLSAFPRGGGGHVDYDQPLGDPGLFGPDSATWRVHADFPGMLAGGLAALMLQTLHPLALAGVWDHSNFRDDLVGRLRRTTSFVSGTTYAPREQAQQLIDRVKAIHAQVHGQTEDGRPYAADDPVLLTWVHVTEAYSFLQGYRRYSHASLPAGAADRYYDEVRCVAEALGAKDVPASEAQVTAYFHGVQRQLRFDHRSREVLDVLSRVHLPVPAAGLSRDVFLQAGAALLPAWATTLLERTPLQQAQARLASRALWSVAPIFRAALHDGIAARACARVGVASDTLQHWPRVSPRP; encoded by the coding sequence ATGATCACGCCATGGAAGCTGCTCTCACGGCCCGCGCGCGAACCCATCCGTCGCTGGGTACTGAGCGCCTTTCCGCGCGGCGGCGGCGGTCACGTCGATTACGACCAGCCCCTCGGCGACCCCGGCCTGTTCGGGCCAGACAGCGCCACCTGGCGCGTGCATGCCGACTTTCCCGGCATGCTCGCCGGCGGCCTCGCGGCACTGATGCTGCAGACGTTGCATCCGCTCGCGCTGGCCGGCGTGTGGGACCACTCCAACTTTCGCGACGACCTGGTCGGAAGGCTGCGTCGCACCACCTCCTTCGTCAGCGGCACGACGTATGCGCCGCGCGAGCAGGCACAGCAGCTGATCGACCGGGTGAAGGCCATCCACGCGCAGGTCCATGGCCAGACCGAGGATGGACGTCCCTATGCCGCCGACGATCCGGTACTGCTGACCTGGGTGCATGTGACCGAGGCATACAGCTTCCTCCAGGGCTATCGACGCTACAGCCATGCATCGCTGCCCGCCGGCGCCGCCGATCGCTACTACGACGAAGTACGATGCGTGGCCGAAGCGCTGGGTGCGAAGGACGTGCCTGCTTCCGAAGCACAGGTGACCGCGTATTTCCACGGCGTGCAGCGGCAACTGCGTTTCGACCACCGCTCCCGCGAAGTGCTCGACGTGCTTTCGCGCGTGCACCTGCCAGTGCCGGCGGCGGGGTTGTCGCGCGATGTGTTCCTGCAGGCCGGCGCCGCCCTGCTGCCGGCATGGGCCACGACGCTGCTCGAACGCACGCCGCTGCAGCAGGCGCAGGCGCGGCTGGCATCGCGGGCGCTATGGTCGGTGGCGCCGATCTTCCGCGCGGCATTGCACGATGGCATCGCGGCGCGGGCCTGCGCGCGTGTCGGCGTGGCGAGCGATACGCTGCAGCACTGGCCCCGCGTCAGCCCTCGGCCATGA